One stretch of Enterobacter sp. RHBSTW-00994 DNA includes these proteins:
- a CDS encoding dicarboxylate/amino acid:cation symporter: protein MASANKLTLFIVIFMLAGILSGAAIHEYASHDVIATWADNITLLTDIFLRLIKMVIAPLVFSTLTVGIMKLGETSTIGRVGGKAMVWFISSSVLSILVGLFIVTMEHPGSGLNLAIPVESVDTGLAVGGMTLKGFLSHTIPTSIAGAMANNEILQIVVFSMFFGIGGASLGEKFNAPLVAALDVVSHIMLKVTGYVMYVAPLAIFAAISSVVATQGLGILLNYASFIGGYYVAIVLTCMVLLAVGYMVLKKEVFRLVSMLKDPVLVAFTTSSSEAAYPKTLEQLVRFGCSRNIVSFVLPIGYSFNLVGSMVYCSFASMFIAQAYNIHLSFSEVTVLMLTLMLASKGIAGVPRSALVVLAATIPSFNIPVAGILLLMGIDHFLDMGRSAINVLGNGIATAMLAQNEGLLEEQPEMVEQEA, encoded by the coding sequence GTGGCAAGTGCAAACAAACTCACACTCTTCATCGTGATATTCATGCTGGCGGGTATTCTTTCAGGGGCAGCGATTCATGAATACGCATCACATGACGTCATCGCCACCTGGGCAGACAACATCACGCTCCTTACCGATATTTTCCTCCGACTCATTAAGATGGTCATTGCCCCTCTGGTGTTCAGTACGCTGACCGTTGGGATCATGAAACTGGGTGAAACCTCCACCATTGGCCGCGTAGGCGGTAAAGCGATGGTGTGGTTTATTAGCTCATCTGTACTGTCTATTCTGGTCGGGTTGTTCATTGTCACCATGGAACATCCTGGCAGCGGTCTGAACTTAGCCATTCCGGTTGAATCCGTTGACACGGGTCTGGCTGTTGGCGGGATGACGCTGAAAGGCTTCCTTTCCCACACCATCCCGACCAGCATTGCGGGCGCAATGGCAAACAACGAGATCCTGCAAATTGTGGTCTTCTCCATGTTCTTCGGAATTGGTGGGGCATCACTGGGTGAGAAGTTTAATGCGCCGCTGGTTGCAGCACTTGATGTGGTTTCCCACATCATGCTGAAGGTGACGGGCTATGTAATGTATGTTGCGCCGCTGGCCATTTTTGCCGCGATCTCCTCCGTTGTGGCAACGCAGGGTCTGGGTATTTTGCTGAACTATGCGTCCTTTATCGGAGGCTACTATGTTGCGATTGTACTCACCTGTATGGTGCTGCTGGCCGTGGGTTACATGGTGCTGAAAAAAGAGGTGTTCCGCTTAGTCAGTATGCTTAAGGACCCGGTCCTGGTGGCCTTTACCACCAGCAGTTCTGAAGCGGCTTATCCAAAAACGCTGGAACAACTGGTGCGCTTTGGCTGCTCACGCAACATCGTGTCGTTCGTACTGCCAATTGGTTACTCGTTCAACCTGGTGGGCTCTATGGTGTACTGCTCTTTCGCCTCCATGTTTATCGCCCAGGCGTACAACATTCACCTGAGTTTCTCAGAAGTGACAGTGTTAATGCTGACGTTGATGCTGGCCTCTAAAGGGATTGCGGGTGTGCCGCGCTCTGCCCTGGTTGTTCTGGCCGCGACCATTCCGAGCTTTAATATCCCGGTTGCCGGCATTTTGCTGCTGATGGGCATTGACCACTTCCTGGATATGGGACGTTCAGCGATTAACGTACTGGGTAACGGGATCGCAACGGCGATGCTGGCGCAGAATGAAGGATTGCTGGAAGAGCAGCCAGAGATGGTTGAGCAGGAAGCATAA
- the cheW gene encoding chemotaxis protein CheW, with protein MTGMSNVTKLAGEPSGQEFLVFTLGDEEYGIDILKVQEIRGYDQVTRIANTPAFIKGVTNLRGVIVPIVDLRVKFSQGDVEYNDNTVVIVLNLGQRVVGIVVDGVSDVLSLTSDQIRPAPEFAVTLSTEYLTGLGALGDRMLILVNIEKLLNSDEMALLDIAASHVA; from the coding sequence ATGACCGGTATGAGTAATGTAACGAAACTGGCCGGCGAGCCATCAGGGCAGGAATTCCTGGTCTTCACTTTAGGCGATGAAGAATACGGCATCGATATTCTTAAAGTGCAGGAAATTCGCGGCTACGATCAGGTGACTCGCATTGCCAATACGCCTGCGTTTATCAAGGGCGTGACGAACCTGCGCGGTGTCATCGTGCCTATCGTTGACCTGCGTGTGAAGTTCAGTCAGGGCGATGTGGAGTACAACGATAACACCGTGGTGATTGTCCTGAACCTCGGCCAGCGAGTGGTGGGGATTGTCGTGGATGGCGTATCTGATGTGCTGTCTCTGACTTCTGACCAAATCCGTCCTGCGCCAGAGTTTGCGGTAACGCTGTCTACCGAGTATCTGACGGGCCTTGGCGCTCTTGGCGATCGCATGTTGATTCTGGTGAACATTGAGAAGCTGCTGAACAGCGATGAGATGGCTTTGCTGGATATTGCGGCGAGTCACGTAGCGTAA
- the cheA gene encoding chemotaxis protein CheA — MSMDISDFYQTFFDEADELLADMEQHLLDLVPEAPDSEQLNAIFRAAHSIKGGAGTFGFTILQETTHLMENLLDEARRGEMQLNTDIINLFLETKDIMQEQLDAYKSSAEPDAASFEYICNALRQLALEAKGEAAVPAVSAAKLSVVDAAAAQDVATASAPASKLRVVLSRLKENEVNLLEEELSNLATLSNVVKGKDSLAATLDDGIGQDDIVAVLCFVIEADQIDFETEMVSADVPAEVEETVAVAEVAPPAAVAAVPALKAVPKEAGAQARGEREKPAARSSESTSIRVAVEKVDQLINLVGELVITQSMLAQRSNELDPVTHGDLITSMGQLQRNARDLQESVMSIRMMPMEYVFSRFPRLVRDLASKLNKQIELTQLGSSTELDKSLIERIIDPLTHLVRNSLDHGIESPENRIAAGKSPVGNLILSAEHQGGNICIEVTDDGAGLNRERILAKAISQGMNVNENMTDEEVGMLIFAPGFSTAEQVTDVSGRGVGMDVVKRNIQEMGGHVEIKSKQGSGTTIRILLPLTLAILDGMSVKVAGEVFILPLNAVMESLQPREEDLHPLAGGERVLEVRGEYLPLVELWKVFEVDGAKTEATQGIVVILQSAGRRYALLVDQLIGQHQVVVKNLESNYRKVPGISAATILGDGSVALIVDVSALQGLNREQRVAYTAA; from the coding sequence GTGAGCATGGATATTAGCGATTTTTACCAGACATTCTTTGATGAAGCTGACGAATTGTTGGCTGATATGGAGCAACACCTGCTGGATCTCGTGCCTGAAGCACCTGATTCAGAGCAGCTTAATGCCATCTTCCGTGCGGCGCATTCGATCAAAGGCGGAGCCGGAACATTTGGTTTTACCATTTTGCAGGAAACAACCCATTTAATGGAAAACCTGCTTGATGAAGCGCGACGCGGTGAGATGCAGCTCAATACCGACATTATCAACCTGTTTTTGGAAACCAAAGATATTATGCAGGAACAGCTCGACGCCTATAAAAGCTCGGCAGAGCCTGATGCCGCAAGCTTTGAATATATCTGCAATGCTCTGCGCCAGTTAGCGCTGGAAGCGAAAGGCGAAGCGGCGGTTCCCGCCGTTAGCGCAGCAAAATTGAGCGTTGTTGACGCAGCAGCTGCACAGGATGTTGCAACGGCCTCTGCGCCGGCCAGCAAACTGCGCGTGGTCCTCTCTCGCCTGAAAGAGAACGAAGTCAATCTGCTGGAAGAGGAACTGAGTAACCTGGCGACATTAAGCAATGTCGTGAAAGGGAAAGACAGCCTCGCTGCGACGCTTGATGACGGTATTGGCCAGGATGATATCGTGGCGGTCCTGTGCTTTGTTATTGAAGCGGATCAGATTGATTTTGAAACCGAAATGGTAAGCGCCGACGTCCCAGCTGAAGTGGAAGAGACGGTTGCTGTGGCAGAGGTTGCTCCACCTGCTGCCGTGGCCGCTGTACCGGCGTTAAAAGCTGTGCCGAAAGAGGCAGGCGCGCAGGCGCGTGGCGAGCGAGAAAAACCTGCTGCGCGTTCCAGCGAATCCACCAGCATCCGCGTTGCGGTTGAGAAAGTGGATCAACTGATTAACCTGGTGGGTGAACTGGTGATCACCCAGTCGATGCTGGCTCAACGTTCTAATGAACTGGATCCTGTGACCCACGGTGATCTGATCACCAGCATGGGGCAATTGCAGCGCAATGCACGTGACCTGCAAGAATCGGTGATGTCCATCCGTATGATGCCGATGGAATATGTCTTCAGCCGCTTCCCGCGTCTGGTACGCGATCTGGCCAGCAAGCTTAATAAGCAGATTGAACTGACGCAGTTGGGCAGTTCTACTGAGCTGGATAAGAGCCTGATTGAGCGCATTATTGATCCGTTAACGCACCTGGTGCGTAACAGTCTGGATCACGGTATTGAATCCCCGGAAAACCGTATTGCCGCCGGGAAATCTCCAGTGGGGAACCTGATTCTGTCCGCAGAACATCAGGGCGGTAATATCTGTATCGAAGTGACCGATGATGGCGCGGGTCTTAACCGTGAACGCATCCTGGCGAAAGCGATTTCGCAAGGCATGAATGTTAACGAAAACATGACCGACGAAGAAGTGGGCATGTTGATCTTCGCACCTGGCTTCTCGACCGCAGAGCAGGTGACCGATGTGTCTGGCCGTGGTGTGGGTATGGACGTTGTGAAACGTAATATCCAGGAGATGGGCGGCCATGTTGAGATCAAGTCTAAACAAGGCTCTGGCACGACCATTCGTATCCTGCTGCCATTAACACTGGCGATCCTCGATGGGATGTCGGTAAAAGTGGCGGGGGAAGTGTTTATTCTGCCATTGAATGCGGTAATGGAATCGTTGCAGCCTCGTGAAGAAGATCTGCATCCGTTAGCGGGTGGCGAGCGCGTACTGGAAGTACGTGGCGAATATCTGCCGCTGGTGGAACTGTGGAAAGTCTTCGAAGTCGATGGGGCAAAAACCGAAGCCACCCAGGGGATCGTGGTTATTTTGCAAAGCGCAGGTCGTCGCTATGCACTGTTAGTCGATCAACTGATTGGTCAGCATCAGGTTGTCGTGAAGAACCTCGAGAGCAACTACCGTAAAGTGCCGGGTATTTCTGCAGCTACCATCCTCGGTGATGGCAGCGTCGCGCTGATCGTCGATGTATCGGCGCTTCAGGGATTAAATCGTGAACAACGCGTGGCATACACAGCCGCCTGA
- the motB gene encoding flagellar motor protein MotB gives MKNQSHPIVIVKKRKHKGHGHGSHGSWKIAYADFMTAMMAFFLVMWLISISSPKELIQIAEYFRTPLATAVTGGQRISNSDSPIPGGGDDYTQQKGEVKKEPNIDELKKRMEQARLKKLRGDLDQLIEADPKLRALRPHLKIDLVQEGLRIQIIDSQNRPMFKTGSAEVEPYMRDILRAIAPVLNGIPNRVSLSGHTDDFPYASGEKGYSNWELSADRANASRRELVAGGLDDGKVLRVVGMAATMRLTDRGPDDAINRRISLLVLNQQAEQAILHENAESQNESLDDLKQPGAVPSAAVPTSPPANPR, from the coding sequence ATGAAAAACCAGTCCCATCCGATCGTCATTGTAAAAAAGCGCAAGCACAAGGGGCATGGGCATGGTTCTCATGGCTCGTGGAAAATCGCATACGCTGACTTTATGACTGCAATGATGGCGTTCTTCCTGGTGATGTGGCTGATTTCCATCTCCAGTCCGAAAGAGCTGATCCAGATTGCGGAGTATTTCAGAACTCCGCTGGCAACAGCGGTTACGGGTGGACAGCGTATTTCTAACAGTGACAGCCCTATTCCTGGCGGTGGCGATGATTATACCCAGCAGAAGGGTGAGGTGAAAAAAGAGCCGAATATCGACGAGCTGAAAAAACGGATGGAACAGGCGCGTCTGAAAAAACTGCGTGGCGATCTGGATCAACTTATAGAAGCCGATCCGAAACTGCGCGCGCTGAGACCGCATCTGAAAATTGATTTAGTCCAGGAAGGTTTACGAATTCAAATTATTGATAGCCAGAACCGTCCCATGTTTAAGACGGGCAGTGCCGAAGTCGAGCCGTATATGCGCGACATTTTGCGGGCTATTGCACCTGTTCTGAACGGTATTCCAAACCGTGTCAGTCTTTCAGGTCACACGGATGATTTCCCGTATGCCAGCGGTGAGAAGGGATACAGCAACTGGGAGCTTTCTGCCGATCGTGCCAACGCCTCGCGACGCGAGTTGGTGGCCGGTGGGCTTGATGATGGCAAAGTTCTGCGTGTCGTCGGCATGGCCGCAACCATGCGTTTGACCGACCGCGGGCCTGATGACGCCATCAACCGTCGTATCAGTCTTTTAGTGCTGAACCAGCAGGCGGAGCAGGCCATCCTGCACGAAAACGCCGAAAGTCAGAATGAGTCACTGGACGATTTAAAACAGCCTGGAGCCGTACCTTCGGCTGCCGTTCCAACATCGCCACCAGCCAATCCGAGGTGA
- the motA gene encoding flagellar motor stator protein MotA, whose translation MLILLGYLVVIGTVFGGYMMTGGHLGALYQPAELIIIGGAGVGAFIVGNNGKSIKGTLKAIPLLFRRSKYTKSMYMDLLALLYRLMAKSRQQGMFSLERDIENPKESEIFASYPRILADAMMLDFIVDYLRLIISGNMNTFEIEALMDEEIETHESESEVPANSLALVGDSLPAFGIVAAVMGVVHALASADRPAAELGALIAHAMVGTFLGILLAYGFISPLASVLRQKSAETTKMMQCVKITLLSNLNGYAPPIAVEFGRKTLYSSERPSFIELEEHVRAVKNPNQQTTTEDA comes from the coding sequence GTGCTTATCTTATTAGGTTACCTGGTTGTTATCGGTACAGTTTTCGGCGGTTATATGATGACTGGCGGACACCTTGGAGCACTCTATCAACCGGCTGAACTTATTATCATCGGCGGCGCTGGGGTAGGGGCTTTTATCGTTGGTAACAACGGTAAATCAATCAAGGGGACGCTGAAGGCCATTCCGCTGCTGTTCCGTCGTTCAAAATACACCAAAAGCATGTATATGGACCTGCTGGCGCTGCTCTATCGCCTGATGGCGAAGTCACGTCAGCAGGGGATGTTCTCGCTGGAGCGGGACATTGAAAACCCAAAAGAGAGTGAGATCTTCGCCAGCTATCCACGCATTCTTGCCGACGCAATGATGCTGGATTTCATCGTCGATTATCTCCGTCTCATCATCAGCGGCAACATGAATACCTTTGAGATTGAAGCGCTGATGGACGAAGAGATCGAAACCCACGAAAGCGAATCAGAAGTGCCCGCGAACAGCCTGGCACTGGTGGGCGATTCCCTTCCGGCGTTCGGTATCGTTGCCGCGGTTATGGGGGTGGTTCATGCCCTGGCGTCGGCAGACCGACCGGCAGCTGAACTGGGTGCTCTGATTGCACACGCCATGGTGGGGACATTCCTCGGTATTTTGCTGGCCTACGGTTTCATTTCACCCCTGGCAAGTGTTCTGCGTCAGAAGAGCGCGGAAACCACCAAAATGATGCAGTGCGTCAAAATCACGCTGCTTTCTAACCTCAACGGTTATGCGCCACCTATCGCAGTGGAGTTTGGGCGTAAAACGCTTTACTCCAGCGAGCGTCCTTCGTTTATTGAACTTGAAGAACACGTGCGTGCGGTGAAAAACCCAAACCAACAGACGACAACTGAGGACGCATGA
- the flhC gene encoding flagellar transcriptional regulator FlhC, which produces MGEKSIVQEARDIQLAMELITLGARLQMLESETQLSRGRLIKLYKELRGSPPPKGMLPFSTDWFMTWEQNIHASMFCNAWQYLLKTGLCTGVDAVIKAYKLYLEQCPQQEEGPLLALTRAWTLVRFVESGMLQLSRCNCCDGNFITHAHQPAGSFACSLCQPPSRAVKRRKLSRDAADIIPQLLDEQIEQAV; this is translated from the coding sequence ATGGGCGAGAAAAGCATTGTTCAGGAAGCGCGTGACATACAGCTGGCAATGGAACTGATTACGCTGGGTGCTCGTTTACAGATGCTGGAAAGCGAGACTCAGTTAAGCCGTGGTCGTCTCATCAAACTGTATAAAGAATTACGTGGTAGCCCGCCGCCTAAAGGTATGCTGCCGTTTTCGACGGACTGGTTTATGACCTGGGAACAGAACATCCATGCGTCGATGTTTTGTAACGCCTGGCAGTACCTCCTGAAGACAGGATTGTGTACTGGCGTTGATGCCGTTATCAAAGCGTATAAACTCTACCTTGAGCAATGCCCACAGCAGGAAGAGGGTCCCTTGCTGGCGTTAACCCGCGCATGGACGCTGGTGCGTTTTGTCGAAAGCGGAATGCTTCAACTGTCGCGTTGCAATTGCTGTGACGGCAATTTTATCACCCACGCTCATCAACCCGCAGGCAGCTTTGCCTGTAGTTTATGCCAGCCGCCATCCAGAGCCGTAAAAAGACGTAAACTTTCCCGGGATGCTGCCGATATTATTCCACAACTGCTGGATGAACAGATCGAACAAGCTGTTTAA
- the flhD gene encoding flagellar transcriptional regulator FlhD, which produces MHTSELLKHIYDINLSYLLLAQRLISQDKASAMFRLGINEDMATMLGGLTLPQMVKLAETNQLVCQFRFDSPQTITRLTQESRVDDLQQIHTGILLSTRLLSEISQPDDAARKKRA; this is translated from the coding sequence ATGCATACATCCGAGTTGCTAAAACATATCTATGACATCAATTTGTCATATTTACTGCTCGCGCAGCGTTTGATTAGTCAGGACAAGGCGTCCGCGATGTTTCGCCTGGGCATTAACGAAGATATGGCAACCATGCTTGGCGGATTAACACTCCCGCAAATGGTAAAACTGGCAGAAACGAATCAACTAGTATGCCAGTTCCGCTTTGATAGTCCTCAGACCATTACGCGTCTGACTCAGGAATCCCGGGTGGATGATCTGCAACAGATCCACACCGGTATCTTACTTTCTACCCGATTGCTCAGCGAAATCAGCCAGCCTGATGACGCAGCCCGTAAGAAAAGGGCATAA
- the uspC gene encoding universal stress protein UspC has protein sequence MSYTHLLVSVAVSPESHQLVARAVSIARPSNARISLITLAAEPEMYNQLAAPMLEDIRGILQEETQQFLRELEEKAEYPIQETVIATGELNEHILSMCRKQNIDLVICGNHNHSFFSRAACSAKSIVSSSLVDVLLVPLGGN, from the coding sequence ATGAGTTACACCCATCTTCTTGTTTCTGTTGCTGTTTCACCTGAAAGCCATCAACTCGTCGCACGCGCTGTTTCCATCGCCAGACCGAGCAACGCGCGTATCAGTCTCATCACTCTCGCCGCTGAACCTGAGATGTATAATCAGCTGGCTGCCCCTATGCTTGAAGACATTCGCGGCATTTTGCAGGAAGAAACACAGCAATTTCTTCGGGAGCTGGAGGAAAAGGCAGAATATCCCATTCAGGAAACAGTTATCGCAACGGGGGAATTAAACGAACATATTCTGAGTATGTGCCGAAAGCAGAATATTGACCTGGTGATTTGCGGTAATCATAACCACAGCTTTTTCTCACGCGCCGCCTGCTCGGCAAAATCTATTGTAAGTTCAAGCCTGGTTGACGTATTGCTGGTCCCTCTTGGGGGCAATTAA
- the otsA gene encoding alpha,alpha-trehalose-phosphate synthase produces MGRLVVVSNRIAPPDDKKTSAGGLAVGILGALKAAGGLWFGWNGDINNEDKPLKKVTRGDITWASFSLNEKDYDEYYSQFSNAVLWPAFHYRLDLVKYQRDAFEGYMRVNALLADKMLPLLRDDDILWIHDYHLLPFARELRMRGVNNRIGFFLHIPFPTPEIFNALPPHEELLESLCDYDLLGFQTESDRLAFLDSVSGKTRLVTRNGKSHTAWGKTFYTDVYPIGIEPDEIAEQASGPLPPKLAQLKNELKHVQNIFSVERLDYSKGLPERFLAYETLLDKFPQHHGKIRYTQIAPTSRGEVQAYQDIRHQLEMEAGRINGRYGQLGWTPLFYLNQHFERKILMKVFRYADVGLVTPLRDGMNLVAKEYVAAQDPEDPGVLVLSQFAGAANELTSALIVNPYDRDDVASALNRALTMPLTERISRHAEMMQIIRKNDINHWQAHFIRDLREIPPQSAENRLQKKVATFPKLA; encoded by the coding sequence ATGGGTCGCTTAGTCGTCGTCTCTAACCGTATCGCGCCACCCGATGATAAAAAAACCAGCGCGGGTGGCCTGGCGGTTGGGATTTTAGGTGCATTAAAAGCCGCAGGTGGGCTCTGGTTTGGCTGGAATGGCGATATCAATAATGAAGATAAACCGCTGAAAAAAGTGACGCGGGGGGATATTACGTGGGCATCATTTTCACTCAATGAGAAAGACTACGATGAGTATTACTCTCAGTTTTCCAATGCGGTGTTATGGCCCGCGTTTCACTATCGTCTGGACCTGGTAAAGTATCAGCGAGATGCGTTTGAAGGCTACATGCGGGTGAATGCTCTGTTGGCAGATAAAATGCTGCCTTTGCTCAGGGATGACGATATTTTATGGATCCACGATTATCATCTGCTGCCCTTTGCCAGGGAGCTACGGATGCGCGGAGTAAATAACCGAATTGGCTTTTTTCTGCATATTCCCTTTCCCACGCCAGAAATTTTCAATGCGCTCCCGCCTCATGAAGAGCTGCTGGAATCTCTGTGTGACTATGACTTGCTGGGCTTTCAGACCGAAAGTGACAGGCTGGCCTTTCTGGACAGCGTCTCTGGCAAAACACGGCTGGTAACCCGCAATGGAAAATCACACACGGCCTGGGGGAAGACATTTTATACCGATGTCTACCCGATAGGCATTGAGCCGGATGAGATCGCAGAGCAGGCATCAGGACCGCTACCGCCCAAGCTGGCGCAGCTTAAGAATGAACTCAAGCATGTGCAAAACATCTTTTCGGTAGAACGACTGGACTACTCTAAGGGGCTGCCGGAGCGCTTTTTGGCTTACGAGACGCTGCTGGATAAGTTTCCCCAGCATCATGGCAAAATTCGCTATACACAAATAGCGCCGACGTCGCGTGGTGAAGTGCAGGCGTATCAGGACATTCGTCATCAACTCGAAATGGAGGCCGGGCGTATTAATGGTCGCTATGGGCAATTAGGCTGGACACCGCTTTTTTATCTGAATCAACATTTTGAACGTAAGATCCTGATGAAGGTTTTCCGCTACGCGGATGTCGGGCTGGTAACACCACTGCGAGACGGAATGAATCTGGTGGCAAAAGAGTATGTTGCAGCACAAGATCCTGAAGATCCCGGTGTGTTGGTTCTCTCACAGTTTGCGGGTGCGGCGAATGAATTGACCTCTGCATTGATCGTTAACCCTTACGACCGCGATGATGTTGCCAGCGCGCTTAATCGTGCATTGACGATGCCACTTACCGAGCGTATTTCACGGCATGCTGAAATGATGCAGATTATTCGTAAAAACGACATTAATCACTGGCAAGCGCATTTTATTCGCGATTTAAGAGAGATTCCTCCGCAAAGCGCGGAGAACCGGTTACAAAAAAAAGTCGCCACTTTCCCTAAACTGGCCTAA
- the otsB gene encoding trehalose-phosphatase, with product MADSLIAPPVKPGHFAFFFDLDGTLAEIKPHPDQVAIPDTQLRILHEISLRNQGALALISGRSMAELDQLARPYRFPLAGVHGAERRDIHGHEHIVSLPEALIQTLQTQLTTRLADLPGTELEAKGMAFALHYRQAPEHAQAVLALAISLTDAYPQLALQPGKCVVEIKPQGINKGAAITAFMAEPPFSGRIPVFVGDDLTDEAGFGVVNQAGGISVKVGPGDTTAGWRLDSVTRVWQWISDIARQQEKQHAQHHGGNQYGSLSRRL from the coding sequence GTGGCTGACTCGTTAATTGCACCGCCTGTAAAACCTGGACATTTTGCATTCTTTTTTGACCTTGACGGCACGCTCGCCGAGATAAAGCCGCATCCTGATCAGGTGGCTATTCCTGATACGCAACTCAGGATACTGCATGAGATCTCACTGAGAAATCAGGGAGCACTGGCATTGATATCAGGGCGCTCAATGGCCGAGCTGGATCAGCTCGCCAGGCCTTATCGCTTTCCGTTGGCAGGTGTCCACGGAGCGGAGCGTCGCGACATCCATGGCCATGAGCATATTGTCTCACTTCCTGAGGCGTTGATTCAGACGCTACAGACGCAGCTCACGACACGTCTTGCGGATCTGCCGGGTACGGAGCTGGAAGCGAAGGGAATGGCCTTTGCGTTGCATTACCGGCAGGCGCCTGAGCATGCTCAGGCAGTGTTGGCGCTCGCCATATCACTAACAGATGCTTATCCGCAGTTGGCACTACAGCCCGGCAAATGCGTGGTGGAGATAAAACCCCAGGGGATCAATAAAGGGGCTGCCATCACGGCGTTTATGGCAGAGCCGCCTTTTAGTGGCCGGATACCGGTATTTGTTGGGGATGACCTGACCGATGAGGCAGGATTTGGCGTGGTCAATCAGGCTGGCGGAATATCCGTGAAAGTAGGGCCGGGAGATACGACGGCAGGGTGGCGTCTGGACAGTGTTACCCGCGTCTGGCAATGGATATCTGACATCGCTCGACAGCAAGAAAAACAACACGCGCAACACCATGGGGGAAATCAGTATGGGTCGCTTAGTCGTCGTCTCTAA
- the araH gene encoding arabinose ABC transporter permease AraH codes for MSSVTTSGAPKSAFSFGRIWDQYGMLVVFAVLFLACAIFVPNFATFINMKGLGLAISMSGMVACGMLFCLASGDFDLSVASVIACAGVTTAVVINMTESLWIGVFAGLLLGVLSGLVNGFVIARLKINALITTLATMQIVRGLAYIISDGKAVGIEDERFFTLGYANWLGLPAPIWLTVACLILFGFLLNRTTFGRNTLAIGGNEEAARLAGVPVVRTKIIIFVLSGLVSAAAGIILASRMTSGQPMTSIGYELIVISACVLGGVSLKGGIGKISYVVAGILILGTVENAMNLLNISPFSQYVVRGLILLAAVIFDRYKQKAKRTV; via the coding sequence ATGTCCTCTGTTACTACATCCGGAGCCCCAAAGTCGGCTTTTAGTTTTGGGCGTATCTGGGATCAGTACGGCATGCTGGTGGTCTTTGCCGTACTCTTCCTCGCTTGCGCGATATTTGTCCCTAACTTTGCCACCTTCATTAATATGAAAGGTCTGGGACTGGCGATTTCGATGTCCGGCATGGTGGCATGCGGTATGTTGTTTTGTCTGGCATCTGGTGATTTTGACCTTTCCGTCGCGTCTGTTATTGCCTGCGCAGGCGTGACCACGGCTGTCGTCATTAATATGACCGAAAGCCTGTGGATTGGTGTCTTTGCGGGATTGCTTCTCGGTGTCTTGAGCGGTCTGGTGAACGGTTTTGTGATTGCACGTCTGAAGATCAACGCCCTGATCACCACGCTTGCCACCATGCAAATTGTCCGTGGACTGGCGTACATCATCTCTGACGGTAAAGCGGTCGGTATTGAAGATGAACGTTTCTTCACCCTGGGTTATGCAAACTGGTTAGGCTTACCTGCGCCAATCTGGCTCACGGTGGCGTGTCTTATCCTCTTTGGTTTCTTGCTCAACCGCACGACGTTTGGGCGCAATACGCTGGCCATTGGGGGAAATGAAGAAGCCGCGCGACTGGCGGGTGTTCCGGTTGTCCGCACGAAAATTATTATCTTCGTTTTGTCCGGACTGGTTTCAGCGGCGGCAGGGATTATTCTGGCATCGCGTATGACCAGCGGCCAGCCGATGACCTCAATAGGTTATGAGCTGATCGTCATTTCTGCCTGCGTCCTCGGCGGTGTTTCGCTGAAGGGTGGCATCGGAAAAATCTCATATGTGGTGGCGGGGATTTTGATTTTAGGTACAGTGGAAAACGCCATGAACCTGCTGAATATCTCCCCGTTCTCGCAGTACGTGGTACGTGGACTGATCCTGCTTGCCGCCGTGATATTCGACCGTTACAAGCAAAAAGCGAAGCGTACTGTTTAA